Genomic DNA from Pseudomonas fluorescens:
CCGTGGCGATCCCGGCGGACCAGCGTGTGTTGCACACCCTGCCGCAGGATTACGTGATCGATAACCAGGAAGGCGTGCGTGAGCCCCTGGGCATGTCCGGCGTGCGCCTGGAAGCCAAGGTCCACGTGGTGACCTGTGCAGTGAACGCGGCGCAGAACATCGAGAAATGCGTGCGCCGTTGCGGCCTGGAAATCGACGACATCATCCTCGAGCAACTGGCCTCGGCCTACTCGGTGCTGACCGACGACGAGAAAGAACTGGGCGTGTGCCTGGTGGACATCGGCGGCGGCACCACCGACATCGCGATCTTCACCGAAGGCGCCATTCGCCACACGGCGGTGATCCCGATTGCCGGTGACCAGGTGACCAACGACATCGCCATGGCGTTGCGTACCCCGACCCAATACGCCGAGGAAATCAAGATCCGTTACGCCTGTGCCTTGGCGAAGCTGGCGGGTGCCGGTGAAACCATCAAGGTGCCGAGTGTCGGCGACCGTCCACCGCGCGAGCTGTCGCGCCAGGCCCTGGCCGAAGTGGTCGAGCCGCGCTACGACGAGCTGTTCACGCTGATCCAGGCCGAACTGCGTCGCAGCGGCTACGAAGACCTGATCCCGGCCGGCATCGTGCTGACCGGCGGTACGTCGAAGATGGAAGGCGCGGTCGAGCTGGCCGAAGAGATTTTCCACATGCCGGTGCGCCTGGGCGTGCCCCATGGCGTCAAGGGCCTGGATGACGTGGTCCGCAACCCGATCTATTCCACTGGCGTGGGCCTGTTGATGTACGGCCTGCAGAAGCAGTCCGACGGGATTTCGTTCTCAGGCATCGGCAGCCGCGACAGCTATAGCAGCGACGAGCCGAAGGCTCCGCTGTTCGAGCGGCTCCAGGCTTGGGTCAAAGGCAACTTTTAAACAGTTTCAAAGCTTCAAGCGGCAAGTTTCAGGCTTGGTGCTGGAAGACGCAGCAAACGCAGTAGGCGAAAAAACTAGAGAATGAAAGGAGAGGGAAAATGTTCGAACTCGTAGACAACATCCCCGCTAGCCCGGTTATCAAGGTAATCGGTGTCGGCGGTGGCGGCGGCAACGCTGTCAACCACATGGTCAAGAGCAACATTGAAGGCGTTGAATTCATCTGCGCCAACACTGATGCCCAGGCGCTGAAATCCATCGGCGCGCGGACCATCCTGCAACTGGGCACTGGCGTGACCAAAGGCCTGGGCGCCGGCGCCAACCCTGAAGTCGGTCGTCAGGCCGCTCTCGAAGACCGTGAGCGTATCGCTGAAGTCCTGCAAGGCACCAACATGGTGTTCATCACCACGGGCATGGGCGGCGGTACCGGTACCGGTGCGGCGCCAATCATCGCCGAAGTGGCCAAGGAAATGGGCATCCTCACCGTTGCGGTGGTGACCCGTCCGTTCCCGTTCGAAGGCCGCAAGCGCATGCAGATCGCCGACGAAGGTATCCGTCTGCTGTCTGAAAGCGTCGACTCGTTGATCACCATCCCCAACGAGAAGCTGCTGACCATCCTCGGTAAAGACGCCAGCCTGCTGTCGGCTTTCGCCAAGGCTGACGATGTACTGGCCGGTGCCGTTCGCGGTATCTCCGACATCATCAAGCGTCCGGGCATGATCAACGTCGACTTTGCCGACGTACGGACGGTCATGAGCGAAATGGGCATGGCGATGATGGGCACTGGCTGCGCCAGCGGTCCGAACCGTGCACGCGAGGCCACCGAAGCGGCCATTCGCAACCCGTTGCTCGAAGACGTGAACCTGCAAGGTGCGCGTGGCATCCTGGTGAACATCACCGCCGGTCCTGACCTGTCCCTGGGTGAGTACTCCGACGTGGGTAGCATCATCGAAGCCTTCGCTTCCGAGCACGCGATGGTCAAGGTCGGTACCGTTATCGATCCGGACATGCGCGACGAGCTGCACGTCACCGTGGTTGCCACCGGTCTGGGCGCCAAAATCGAGAAGCCTGTGAAGGTCATCGACAACACCGTTCACACTTCCATGGCTTCGCAACCGCAACAACAAGTGTCTGCCCGTCAGGAAGCGCCTGCGGTGAACTACCGTGACCTGGACCGTCCGACCGTCATGCGCAACCAGGCCCAGGCCGGTACTGCGACTGCCGCGAAGATGAATCCGCAAGACGATCTGGATTACCTGGACATCCCGGCTTTCCTGCGTCGTCAGGCCGATTGATGAAATGTATCAGGGGGATACGGGTGATTGGTGTTCAGCAAAGGTCTGGTCTGCTATCATCGCCAGCCTTTGTTGATACCAGTTCGCAATTTGCGCTGAAGCGGCCCATGCCATGATTAAACAACGCACCCTGAAGAATATTATCCGTGCCACAGGTGTCGGCTTGCACTCCGGCGAGAAGGTCTACCTGACCCTCAAGCCCGCGCCTGTCGATACCGGCATTGTGTTTTGTCGTGCCGACCTCGACCCTGTGGTGCAGATTCCTGCTCGCGCGGAAAACGTTGGTGAAACCACTATGTCGACCACTCTGGTCAACGGTGACACCAAAGTGGATACGGTGGAGCATTTGCTCTCGGCCATGGCTGGCCTGGGCATCGATAACGCCTACGTCGAGCTCTCCGCGTCCGAAGTCCCGATCATGGATGGCAGTGCCGGACCCTTCGTATTCCTGATTCAATCGGCTGGCCTGGAAGAGCAGGACGCAGCCAAGAAGTTCATCCGCATCCTGCGGGAAGTGACCGTGGAAGATGGCGACAAGCGCGCCACTTTCGTCCCTTTCGAAGGTTTCAAGGTGAGCTTCGAGATCGATTTCGATCACCCGGTTTTCCGTGACCGCACCCAGAGTGCAAGCGTGGATTTTTCCAGCACTTCGTTCGTAAAAGAAGTCAGCCGCGCCCGTACCTTTGGTTTCATGAGTGACATCGAGTACCTGCGCAAGCACAACCTCGCACTCGGCGGCAGTGTTGAAAACGCGATCGTGGTCGATTCCGATGGTGTATTGAACGAAGACGGTCTTCGTTATGAAGACGAATTCGTCAAGCACAAGATCCTCGATGCAATCGGCGACCTCTACTTGCTGGGCAATAGCCTGATTGGTGAGTTCAAGGGCTTCAAGTCCGGCCATGCACTGAACAACCAGCTGCTGCGCAAGTTGATTGAGCAGAAAGATGCTTGGGAAGTCGTGACGTTCGAAGACGCCAGCACCGCACCAATCTCTTACATGCGCCCTGTTGCGGCCGTGTAGGCAAAAAAACCTCTCTAGTTTTTGAAGGCTGCCTTTGGGTGGCCTTTTTTTATGGGTGTTTCCTGAGGATCAGATGAGCCCCTGTGGCGAGGGGATTTATCCCCGTTGGACTGCGCAGCAGTCCCACCCACTGCAACTCGGTGCGCCAGGCTGATTGAGTCGTCTGCATTGGGGCTGCTTCACGCCCTGAGCTCTTCCGTCAACATGCTTTCGTTGCCTCCGGTGCTCTTATCAAAGGCGAGTCGTGGCGGGCCAAGGCTTGTAAATAGACGCTCTCGTCATACTGGGATCCAGCATTCCAGCACCGATAAACGATCCTGATCCATTTAAAAGCCAGTGCCCTCAGGGCTGCTTGATGAGAGCAGCCTTTGGCCTTCTGCTGGCGATAGTACGCCCCTGCCCATACCGATTGATTGATGCTGTGGGCAGCCCACTCGACAAATGTCTGGCGCAAAAAGGTTGAACATTGATAGCGCCAGCGAACGATTTTCTTCTTGCCACTGCGCTCGGTAACCGGAGCGATCCCGGCATATCGCTGCATAGCACCAGCATCCTTGAAGCGATCACGTTGCTCACCAAAAGCTACCATTAGCCGTGGTGCAAGCTGTTGCCCGGCTCCAGGCAAGGATTTGAAGAGGCTGTAATCGGCCAGGGTATTGGCCGTTTCTTCGATCGCCGCATCAAACTGCTTGATCGCCACCAGCATCCCACTCAGTTGCGATGCCAGGGTCCGCACATACAGCGCTGAAGGGGTAACAATCCCCGGATCCTCTGTCAGCGGCGTGGCCTTGAGGATCAAGGCCAGGCGCTGCTGATTGAGTTCTGCATGGCGAACATTGTGCGCGTTAAGAAACTTCAAAACGCTTGTAGGCCGAGCACGTTTAAGTGTTTCCAACGTCGACCAGCGCTCCAGGAAATCACAAAACACCTGTGTGTCATGGTCGTGGAACAACTCCAGCGCCAACGGATAGTACTGCTTGAGCATGCAAACCAACCGATTACTGGTTCTTACCCGCTCATCAACCAAGGTTCTCCGATGTTCAGTCAAGCTAGCCAGAGAGCGTATGGCAGGACTTTGTTTCTCCTGCAGGGGAAATCTGTCGGGATGCTTGAGCAATAGCTCAAGTGCCCACTGGGCATCGCTCGGATCGTCCTTCGCACCGCTGGGAACAAAGGCCTTACGCTGCTTGGCTAAGGTGGCGGGGTTGATTGGGAACAAACAAAAAAAATCATATTTTTGCAGGGCCGCTATCAACGGTCCTTTGTCTAACTCCACGGCAATGGCGATAGGACCGCCATAACGCTGATACAGCGCATGAGCCCATTGATCAATAGCTTCGGGGTTGTGTCGGATGACCGAGAAGCACCGCTGGGCTTGCCCAGCAACCTGCAAGCAGACGTCATGTTTGGTATCGGCCCAATCAATTCCGATATAAGCAGTGAATTTCTGAGACAAGAGCGTTTGCATTGCACACCTCCACAGACGCTAAAGTACATGCAGGAACATGCATGCTTGCGTCCAGCGAAGGCGATATAGAGAGCCGTGCCCGGCTTTCCCTGAGTGTTCGTTAGAGGGCGCAAGCGCACCTGCTGGGCTCGAAGGTGAAGCAGTAATCATCGAAATGCGTTGCAGCCCTATTCGTAGCTCGCAGGTGCATGTTCCTTCCTCGCGACAACCGGACTCCAGCGAGTATCAGTATGGGGGAGCAAGGAACGGACTACCTATATCGCAGCCCAGCGGGGATAAATCCCCTCGCCACAGAGAGCACCCTATCCTACCCAGAGGGCATCCTATCCATGCACAGAGGGCGTCATGCCCATCGCCTTTGGGTGCTCCGGTGTCACATTGCGCAAACCACACGATTACGCCCACTGGCCTTGGCCTGGTAAAGCGCCTTGTCCGCGGCGAACAAGAGTTGTTTGAGTTCGCTGTACGGTCCCTGAGTCCAAGTGGCGATGCCGATACTGACCGTCATGGGCGCTCCTCCCTCGGACACAGGTGGCAGTTGTTCGACCGCGTCGCGAATATGCTGGGCCATGGTGAAGGCGCCAGCGGTGGTGGTCTCCGGCAGCACCACCGAGAACTCCTCACCGCCATAGCGCGCTGCCAGGTCGGCGGGGCGTCGGACATGCTGGCCGATCAATTGCGCCAAGGTGCGCAGGGCCTCGTCACCCTTTTGATGACCATGGCGATCATTGAACGCCTTGAAATGATCGGCATCGATCATCAGCACAGACAACGGTTGGCCCGAACGTTGGGCGCGCAGCCATTCCTGTTGCAACGTCTCGTCCAGTGTTCGTCGATTGGCCAGTCCTGTGAGGGCGTCGATGGACGCCAGTTGGGCCAATTCCCGTTCAGCTCTGTAGCGGCGTCGCAATTCGCGGCGTAGCAGCCAGGTAAGCCAGAGCAAACCGATGCACAGCGCGCCGGTGGCGCCGCTGACCAACAACGCCGTGCGTTGCCATGAGGCGAAGACCTCTTGGTAGGAGAGCGCTACCACGACAATCAATGGCAGGTCGCCCACCTGGGAAAAGGTGTAGAGCCGCTGTGTCTGATCGACACTGGAGATGCCGGTAAAACTGCCGTTACCTTCTCGCAGGATGCGTACGAAGTTCGGTCGGTTGCTGAAGTCCTTGCCGATCATGTCGTCGGCCAGGGGCGGTTCCTGGGCCAACAGAATCCCATCGCGGCTGATCAGGT
This window encodes:
- the ftsA gene encoding cell division protein FtsA, whose product is MANVQSGKMIVGLDIGTSKVVALVGEVADDGTLVIVGIGTHPSRGLKKGVVVNIESTVQSIQRAIEEAQLMAGCRIHSAFVGVAGNHIRSLNSHGIVAIRDREVSSADLERVLDAAQAVAIPADQRVLHTLPQDYVIDNQEGVREPLGMSGVRLEAKVHVVTCAVNAAQNIEKCVRRCGLEIDDIILEQLASAYSVLTDDEKELGVCLVDIGGGTTDIAIFTEGAIRHTAVIPIAGDQVTNDIAMALRTPTQYAEEIKIRYACALAKLAGAGETIKVPSVGDRPPRELSRQALAEVVEPRYDELFTLIQAELRRSGYEDLIPAGIVLTGGTSKMEGAVELAEEIFHMPVRLGVPHGVKGLDDVVRNPIYSTGVGLLMYGLQKQSDGISFSGIGSRDSYSSDEPKAPLFERLQAWVKGNF
- the ftsZ gene encoding cell division protein FtsZ, whose product is MFELVDNIPASPVIKVIGVGGGGGNAVNHMVKSNIEGVEFICANTDAQALKSIGARTILQLGTGVTKGLGAGANPEVGRQAALEDRERIAEVLQGTNMVFITTGMGGGTGTGAAPIIAEVAKEMGILTVAVVTRPFPFEGRKRMQIADEGIRLLSESVDSLITIPNEKLLTILGKDASLLSAFAKADDVLAGAVRGISDIIKRPGMINVDFADVRTVMSEMGMAMMGTGCASGPNRAREATEAAIRNPLLEDVNLQGARGILVNITAGPDLSLGEYSDVGSIIEAFASEHAMVKVGTVIDPDMRDELHVTVVATGLGAKIEKPVKVIDNTVHTSMASQPQQQVSARQEAPAVNYRDLDRPTVMRNQAQAGTATAAKMNPQDDLDYLDIPAFLRRQAD
- the lpxC gene encoding UDP-3-O-acyl-N-acetylglucosamine deacetylase, whose product is MIKQRTLKNIIRATGVGLHSGEKVYLTLKPAPVDTGIVFCRADLDPVVQIPARAENVGETTMSTTLVNGDTKVDTVEHLLSAMAGLGIDNAYVELSASEVPIMDGSAGPFVFLIQSAGLEEQDAAKKFIRILREVTVEDGDKRATFVPFEGFKVSFEIDFDHPVFRDRTQSASVDFSSTSFVKEVSRARTFGFMSDIEYLRKHNLALGGSVENAIVVDSDGVLNEDGLRYEDEFVKHKILDAIGDLYLLGNSLIGEFKGFKSGHALNNQLLRKLIEQKDAWEVVTFEDASTAPISYMRPVAAV
- a CDS encoding IS110 family transposase, with amino-acid sequence MQTLLSQKFTAYIGIDWADTKHDVCLQVAGQAQRCFSVIRHNPEAIDQWAHALYQRYGGPIAIAVELDKGPLIAALQKYDFFCLFPINPATLAKQRKAFVPSGAKDDPSDAQWALELLLKHPDRFPLQEKQSPAIRSLASLTEHRRTLVDERVRTSNRLVCMLKQYYPLALELFHDHDTQVFCDFLERWSTLETLKRARPTSVLKFLNAHNVRHAELNQQRLALILKATPLTEDPGIVTPSALYVRTLASQLSGMLVAIKQFDAAIEETANTLADYSLFKSLPGAGQQLAPRLMVAFGEQRDRFKDAGAMQRYAGIAPVTERSGKKKIVRWRYQCSTFLRQTFVEWAAHSINQSVWAGAYYRQQKAKGCSHQAALRALAFKWIRIVYRCWNAGSQYDESVYLQALARHDSPLIRAPEATKAC
- a CDS encoding sensor domain-containing diguanylate cyclase, with the translated sequence MSARSATPGNTPLSRRSERVFVLASSLVVIAILSIVTFLLIREHAAAQEAATRAATNIVQLIDADVLRNVELYDLSLQGLAAAAKRDDLKDVSPAIRHLALFDRATAAPYKGDILLLDKRGDVIADSASLEPRKGNYADREYFQSHVQDPSLGMMISRPFRSRSAAHDWRISFSYRLSDERGEFMGVAEAAMRLNYFSQLFKSLNIGHGTVNLISRDGILLAQEPPLADDMIGKDFSNRPNFVRILREGNGSFTGISSVDQTQRLYTFSQVGDLPLIVVVALSYQEVFASWQRTALLVSGATGALCIGLLWLTWLLRRELRRRYRAERELAQLASIDALTGLANRRTLDETLQQEWLRAQRSGQPLSVLMIDADHFKAFNDRHGHQKGDEALRTLAQLIGQHVRRPADLAARYGGEEFSVVLPETTTAGAFTMAQHIRDAVEQLPPVSEGGAPMTVSIGIATWTQGPYSELKQLLFAADKALYQAKASGRNRVVCAM